The DNA window TGCGTGATCGTGTCCTACGCGCTGATCGGCGTTCGACACCGCTGGAAGACGCTGTCGGGCATCATGGCGGGGCTTGCGATCCTGTTTCTGCTGCCGATGATCGTGCAGGCGTCGTGACATCGCCCGGTGTGCGGCCCGATCACAGCACGCAGGTTTCCTTCACATGCGTCTCGAAGAAATCCGAAAACGTCGCCACCCGCGGCGGCAGCCGGTCATAGGGCGGATAATACAGCGTCAGCCAGACATCGGGGGCGGACCAGTCCGGCAACACCTGAACCAGGCGCCCCGCGTCCAGATCGTCCGCCACGATGAAACGCGGCAGCAGCGCGATCCCCTCGCCATTCAGCACAAGCTGCGCCAGAAGATCGCCGTTATTGGCGCGAAAGGGTCCGCGCGCCTTGTGGCTGCGCCGGCCGGGGCCGCGCGACAGATCCCACATCTCGGCGCGCGCATCGGCGCCATACCCGAGACAGTCGAAACGCGCCAGATCCTCGGGCGTCTGCGGCGCGCCCCGGGCCGTCACAAGGTCGGACGAGGCGACCAGCACGCGCGGCACCTTGCAGATCTTGCGCCAGATGGTGGACTTGTCGGTGGGCGGACCCGAGACGCGGATGGCAAGGTCGTAATCCTCTTCGACGATATCGACGAAACTGTCCGACAGGCTGACCGAAACCTGCGTCTGCGGATGCAGCGTCGCGAATTGCGACAGCACCGTGGGCAACACCTTCAGCCCCAGGGACATGGGCGCGCTGATGCGGATACGCCCGGCGGTCAGGCCCTGCGCCTCGCGCGTCTCCTCGGACGCCTGCGCCAGGGCCTGCGCCAGCGGCGCCACCCGCGCGGCATAGACCGCACCGGCCGAGGTCAGCGACACCTTGCGCGTCGTCCGCACCAGCAGCTGAAGGCCCATCCGCTCCTCCAGCGCCGCGACGGTGCGCGTGACCGATGCGGGCGTCAGCCCAAGCTGACGGGCCGCGGCGGCAAAGCCTTGCTGTTCGGCGACGGCCAGAAAGACGCGAATGGATTCCAGTTCACCCATGCCCCACCATTACGCCAACCGCAACAATCAATGCAACATTATCCCTGTTCCGCCGCGGGTCGCGGGGCTCTATCTTCCGCCTCAAGCAAGATCGTTCAGGAAGGAGCCTGTCATGCTCGACCAGATCAAGGGCCTGCACCATGTCACCTCGATGGCCTCGGATGCGCAGGAGAACAACGATTTCTTCACCCGAGTGCTCGGCCTGCGCCGGGTCAAGAAGACGGTGAATTTCGACGCCCCCGATGTCTATCACCTCTATTACGGCGACCGCGTCGGCACGCCGGGATCGGTGATGACCTATTTCCCGTTCCCGCATATCGCCCAAGGCCGTCGCGGCACCGGCGCGGTGTCGGAAACCGCCTTTGCGGTGCCCCAAGGGTCGCTGGATTACTGGCGCGACCGGCTGGCGGATGCCGGCGCGGGCGAGGTGCAGGATGACACCCGCTTCGGCGAGAAGCGCCTGCGCTTTGCCGGTCCCGACGGCGACGGCTTTGCGCTGGTCGAGGTGGCGGACGATCCGCGCGCGGCCTTTGCCGAGGGTCCGGTGCCGGCCGATCGCGGCATCCACGGCTTTCGCGGCGTGACCATGCGCCTGCGCGATGGCGCCGCCACGGCCGAGTTGCTGAAATTCATGGGCTATCGCGAACTGGGCCGCGAAGGCGCGCTGATCCGGCTGGGGATCGAGGGCGGCAACGGCGCCGATATCGTCGATCTCGAGGTGCTGCCCGATGCCGACCGGGCGCGCGAGGGGGCGGGCTCGGTCCACCACGTGGCTTTCGCGGTCGAGAACCGCGAGGCGCAGGCCGAGGTTCGCCGCGCGCTGCTGCAGGCCGGCGCCCATGTCACGCCGGTGATCGACCGCGACTATTTCTGGGCGATCTATTTCCGCACCCCCGGCGGCGTTCTGTTCGAGATCGCCACCAACGAGCCGGGCTTCGACCGCGACGAGGATGTGGCGCATCTGGGCGAGGCGCTGAAACTGCCCGACCAGCACGCCCATCTGCGCGCGCGGCTGGAAAAGACCCTGGCCCCGATCGCCGGCTGACCGACCGCAAGAAAAAAAGGAGAGACATCATGGACACCCACCACCTTGAAACCGTCTGGGCGCCGCGCATGCTCAGCGTGCTGCGGATCATG is part of the Paracoccus stylophorae genome and encodes:
- a CDS encoding LysR family transcriptional regulator — encoded protein: MGELESIRVFLAVAEQQGFAAAARQLGLTPASVTRTVAALEERMGLQLLVRTTRKVSLTSAGAVYAARVAPLAQALAQASEETREAQGLTAGRIRISAPMSLGLKVLPTVLSQFATLHPQTQVSVSLSDSFVDIVEEDYDLAIRVSGPPTDKSTIWRKICKVPRVLVASSDLVTARGAPQTPEDLARFDCLGYGADARAEMWDLSRGPGRRSHKARGPFRANNGDLLAQLVLNGEGIALLPRFIVADDLDAGRLVQVLPDWSAPDVWLTLYYPPYDRLPPRVATFSDFFETHVKETCVL
- a CDS encoding ring-cleaving dioxygenase: MLDQIKGLHHVTSMASDAQENNDFFTRVLGLRRVKKTVNFDAPDVYHLYYGDRVGTPGSVMTYFPFPHIAQGRRGTGAVSETAFAVPQGSLDYWRDRLADAGAGEVQDDTRFGEKRLRFAGPDGDGFALVEVADDPRAAFAEGPVPADRGIHGFRGVTMRLRDGAATAELLKFMGYRELGREGALIRLGIEGGNGADIVDLEVLPDADRAREGAGSVHHVAFAVENREAQAEVRRALLQAGAHVTPVIDRDYFWAIYFRTPGGVLFEIATNEPGFDRDEDVAHLGEALKLPDQHAHLRARLEKTLAPIAG